A stretch of Odocoileus virginianus isolate 20LAN1187 ecotype Illinois chromosome 31, Ovbor_1.2, whole genome shotgun sequence DNA encodes these proteins:
- the C31H9orf153 gene encoding uncharacterized protein C9orf153 homolog produces the protein MSFNRDMDLSKDGEEDESLTCSLPELYAFVENFNKENKKLNLLKMHSISPGEAQRMLSQKHFLNGTGGTDGRADDSLPVFMCKVVRREERPESMTELLHRSLLPRSLSPVERLSKSQQRISEYGIPPPVHTFPYEILINQSKSASVVTIRKKIQSTKILCRLAIPCVSPEKFIFEEKAPTYFLIDPAKQFMDLRDLEWKFYKGLVKWKRCVLNELVDIKNDSEKRFVGSQQLQHPLSPPLVHKSLVIYPQVDYPKTLSPS, from the exons ATGTCCTTCAATAGAGACATGGATCTGAGTAAAGATGGTGAGGAAGATGAATCTCTGACATGCTCG CTGCCAGAATTATATGcatttgttgagaattttaatAAGGAGAACAAGAAATTGAATCTCCTGAAAATGCACTCTATTTCACCTGGTGAAGCACAGAGAATGCTCAGTCAAAAGCATTTCCTGAATGGAACCGGGGGGACTGACGGGAGAGCAGATGACTCCTTACCTGTTTTCATGTGCAAGGTGGTGAGAAGAGAAGAGCGACCAGAGTCTATGACTGAGCTTCTGCACCGCAGCTTGCTTCCCAGGTCCCTCTCCCCCGTGGAGAGACTCTCCAAATCCCAGCAGAGAATCTCTGAGTATGGGATCCCTCCTCCCGTGCACACTTTTCCTTATGAGATTCTCATCAATCAGTCCAAATCCGCGTCAGTGGTCACCATACGGAAGAAGATTCAGAGCACCAAGATACTGTGCAGGCTGGCCATTCCCTGTGTCTCGCCAGAGAAGTTTATCTTTGAAGAGAAAGCCCCTACATACTTCCTCATCGATCCAG CAAAACAATTCATGGATCTAAGGGATCTGGAATGGAAATTTTACAAGGGGCTTGTGAAGTGGAAGCGCTGCGTTTTGAATGAGCTTGTGGACATTAAGAATGACAGCGAGAAGAGATTTGTGGGGAGCCAGCAGTTGCAGCATCCTCTTTCCCCACCTCTAGTTCATAAGTCTCTGGTCATTTATCCTCAAGTTGATTACCCAAAAACACTATCGCCTTCTTAA